The Primulina eburnea isolate SZY01 chromosome 13, ASM2296580v1, whole genome shotgun sequence genome includes a region encoding these proteins:
- the LOC140810912 gene encoding putative disease resistance RPP13-like protein 1, which produces MVLGEVFLGAFLQVLFHKLADGAQMALVRRERMDSHFMKLKKSFEFIAAVLVDAEDKQLTMESVKVWLEDLRDLAYELDDILDEITTRALIQGSKEIQHQNTSVFRRMIPTCSKFIPGTLVSNYRLMSKIKDITNKLEDLNKRRRDLNLSESVGRSRVIRSESTCLVVESDVCGRNEDRETIKKMLLGSEASDKNFSVIPIVGMGGIGKTTLAQLVYNDTDVKQNFHVRAWTCVSEEFDVFKITQKIYDSMTEISGQAKDLNMYQVRLMEKLSKSKFLIVLDDVWNMGYEEWDKLCRPFNFGLPGSKIIVTTRDETIASRVGTQPAYHVKLLTDEHCRSLLAQHARKSFQERPDLGEVGEGLVKKCKGLPLAAKVLGGILCTKLSVREWTDVLNSKLWDLPKENDILPVLRLSYHHLPPHLKHPFAYCSIFPKDYEFDKNELVYLWMGEGFLELPNEKRRKEDLGHEYFNELLNRSFFQRITSDSKFVMHDLINDLAHFVSGGACYRLDEKLDTNQKYQLPKKTRHASFLRHEYEVFRKFEGFQQVQGLRTFLPMPVQNSLVWPPFYLSNKILVDLVPRLLRLRVLSLSGYSITELPSSICELIQLRYLNLSGTAILTLPSSISDLLHLQTLSLSNCRFIHKLPGALGALSNLRHLDISNTDQLKDLPVEIGQLSSLQTLPKIVLSGVGALGLRQLRGLKHLRGTLSIFELQNVVDLDDVKEATLGYKDELDDLQLSWGSDTGNSQGRGSEDVIELLRPHQNLSKLKIESYRGANFPGWIGDPLYLKLSCMNLINCTECTSLPPLGLLPELKHLRVAGMPRVKCVGIEFYGSGTGVPFQKLETLRFDHMPGWEKWSAFTETEESLIHFPLLHQLTMFKCNKLKVVSPLGLPSLQKLDIEECDIVLLRSFRNLDSLNYLKVESISGLSHLPLELMQSLAKLDVLECCSCNDMLALWPNEISREQLAKLRRLVIAECTQLVCLGEGEQQLPCNLEVLELFRCGSLTSLSNDLSNLRSLSELIIKNCAKFVDFPENGIPPSLKRLEILSCNALKSLPGNISELERLEIKECPSLKTWKMVNFPGTLKKLSIKKCTSLEPVTEFMFPQNRVMSLEDLSLSNWLNFDNLLQRLHDFSNLFELYLSKCYSLRHFPEQGLPPNLRALSVEECQQLRSLPTKIRSMMSLVSLEIRSCPRLEDFPNCDLPPNLSSLRIWDSKKFKPLNKWGLHRLDSLQEFSICGGFKDVELLGETCLFPPSLLRFSIARFPVLNSISKVLENLPLLRHLLVMNCAKLNLLPSEQLLEKLWHLEISDCPLLSQRCLKDKGEYWPKIAGIPCVKIDGNNVYQQKD; this is translated from the coding sequence ATGGTTTTGGGGGAGGTATTCCTTGGAGCATTTCTTCAGGTACTGTTTCATAAATTGGCCGACGGTGCCCAGATGGCCTTAGTCCGCCGTGAGAGAATGGATAGCCATTTTATGAAGCTAAAGAAATCCTTTGAGTTTATCGCAGCCGTGCTTGTGGATGCTGAAGATAAGCAGTTGACGATGGAATCTGTAAAAGTATGGCTGGAGGATCTAAGGGATTTGGCTTATGAATTAGATGATATATTGGATGAAATCACCACCAGGGCTTTAATTCAAGGGTCTAAGGAGATCCAGCATCAGAATACCAGTGTGTTTCGGAGAATGATTCCTACTTGCAGCAAGTTCATTCCAGGAACACTTGTATCAAATTATCGGCTGATGTCCAAGATAAAGGACATCACAAATAAACTGGAAGACCTTAATAAACGGAGGAGAGATTTAAATTTGAGTGAAAGTGTGGGTCGATCAAGAGTAATAAGGTCGGAAAGCACGTGTCTGGTTGTGGAATCAGATGTTTGCGGGAGAAATGAAGATAgagaaacaataaaaaaaatgttgctCGGGTCTGAAGCCAGCGACAAGAATTTTAGTGTCATTCCAATTGTTGGAATGGGTGGTATTGGGAAAACTACTCTGGCCCAACTGGTTTATAATGATACAGATGTGAAGCAAAATTTTCACGTGAGGGCTTGGACTTGTGTTTCTGAAGAGTTTGATGTGTTTAAGATCACCCAAAAAATTTACGATTCAATGACTGAGATTAGTGGTCAAGCCAAGGATTTAAATATGTATCAGGTGAGACTAATGGAGAAGTTATCTAAGAGTAAGTTCCTTATTGTTTTAGATGATGTTTGGAACATGGGGTATGAAGAGTGGGACAAACTATGTCGTCCTTTCAACTTTGGGCTACCGGGAAGCAAAATTATTGTTACAACTCGCGATGAAACTATTGCATCGAGGGTGGGCACTCAACCCGCCTACCACGTGAAGTTATTAACTGATGAACATTGCCGATCTCTATTGGCCCAACATGCTCGGAAATCTTTCCAGGAAAGACCGGATTTAGGAGAAGTTGGTGAAGGACTGGTAAAAAAATGTAAAGGCTTACCTTTGGCTGCAAAGGTACTTGGTGGAATTTTATGCACTAAACTTAGTGTAAGAGAATGGACTGACGTTCTAAATAGCAAGCTTTGGGATTTACCGAAAGAAAATGATATCCTTCCCGTTTTAAGATTAAGTTATCACCATCTTCCTCCACATTTGAAACATCCATTCGCGTATTGCTCGATTTTTCCTAAAGATTATGAATTTGATAAGAACGAGCTTGTATATTTATGGATGggagaaggatttcttgaactTCCAAATGAGAAAAGAAGAAAGGAAGACTTGGGTCACGAGTACTTCAACGAGCTACTAAACAGATCCTTTTTCCAAAGAATCACCAGTGATTCGAAATTTGTGATGCATGACCTTATAAACGATTTAGCTCATTTTGTTTCGGGAGGGGCATGCTATCGTTTGGATGAGAAACTGGATACTAATCAGAAGTACCAATTACCCAAGAAGACTCGTCATGCTTCTTTCCTGCGTCATGAATACGAAGTTTTCCGTAAATTCGAGGGCTTCCAACAAGTTCAAGGTTTGAGAACATTCTTACCAATGCCGGTCCAGAATTCACTCGTTTGGCCTCCTTTCTATTTATCCAATAAAATTTTAGTTGATTTGGTACCAAGATTGCTTCGTTTGAGGGTTTTATCTTTAAGCGGCTATTCTATCACTGAGCTTCCTAGTTCTATTTGCGAGTTGATACAATTACGGTACCTTAATCTATCCGGGACTGCAATTCTCACGTTGCCTTCTTCGATAAGTGATCTTCTCCATTTGCAAACTTTGTCTTTAAGTAATTGTCGTTTTATCCACAAGCTGCCAGGGGCCTTGGGAGCTTTATCTAACTTGCGCCATCTTGACATCTCTAATACCGATCAACTGAAAGATCTGCCGGTTGAAATTGGTCAATTGAGCAGCCTCCAGACGTTACCCAAAATCGTTTTGAGTGGAGTTGGCGCCTTGGGACTCAGGCAACTAAGGGGTCTAAAGCATTTACGAGGGACTCTTTCCATTTTTGAGTTGCAAAATGTTGTAGATCTTGATGATGTCAAGGAGGCGACTCTTGGGTATAAGGACGAACTTGATGACTTGCAACTATCATGGGGAAGCGACACTGGTAATTCACAAGGTAGAGGTTCGGAAGATGTGATAGAACTGCTAAGGCCTCATCAAAACTTAAGCAAGCTCAAGATTGAATCGTATAGGGGTGCGAACTTCCCAGGTTGGATCGGGGATCCATTATATCTAAAATTATCGTGTATGAATCTCATTAACTGTACTGAATGCACATCCCTACCGCCTTTAGGACTACTTCCAGAGCTCAAACACCTGCGTGTAGCAGGCATGCCAAGAGTTAAATGCGTCGGAATTGAGTTTTATGGGAGTGGTACTGGGGTCCCATTTCAAAAACTTGAAACTTTGAGATTTGATCACATGCCTGGCTGGGAGAAATGGTCGGCTTTTACTGAAACTGAAGAGAGTTTGATACACTTCCCACTTCTTCATCAACTTACAATGTTCAAATGCAACAAGTTAAAAGTTGTTTCCCCATTGGGATTACCCTCGCTACAGAAGTTAGATATTGAGGAATGCGACATTGTTTTGTTAAGAAGTTTCCGTAATCTTGATTCATTAAACTACCTGAAAGTCGAGTCTATCTCCGGACTATCTCATCTACCATTGGAACTTATGCAGTCGTTAGCCAAACTTGACGTTTTAGAATGTTGTAGCTGCAACGATATGCTAGCTCTTTGGCCAAACGAGATTTCCCGCGAACAACTTGCCAAATTAAGACGGCTGGTTATTGCAGAATGTACTCAGCTTGTATGTTTGGGAGAAGGAGAGCAACAACTGCCTTGTAATCTTGAAGTTCTTGAGTTATTTCGTTGTGGAAGTTTGACATCCCTTTCGAATGATTTAAGCAACCTTAGGTCGTTAAGTGAACTGATTATAAAAAATTGTGCTAAATTTGTCGACTTTCCAGAGAATGGTATTCCTCCATCACTCAAACGCCTGGAGATTCTTAGTTGCAATGCCCTCAAGTCCCTGCCAGGAAACATCTCTGAGCTCGAAAGATTGGAGATCAAGGAGTGTCCGTCTTTGAAGACCTGGAAAATGGTCAACTTCCCGGGCACCCTCAAGAAACTTTCGATAAAAAAGTGCACTAGTTTGGAGCCCGTTACAGAGTTCATGTTCCCCCAGAACCGTGTAATGTCTCTGGAAGATCTCAGTCTTTCCAATTGGTTGAACTTCGATAATTTGCTCCAGCGTTTGCACGATTTTTCAAATCTTTTCGAACTGTATCTATCTAAGTGTTACAGTCTAAGGCATTTTCCAGAACAAGGGTTGCCACCAAACCTTAGAGCACTTTCTGTCGAAGAATGTCAACAACTGAGGTCCTTACCGACAAAGATTCGAAGCATGATGTCCCTTGTGTCACTCGAGATACGGAGTTGCCCCAGGCTTGAAGACTTTCCCAACTGTGATTTACCTCCAAACTTATCCTCACTTAGGATCTGGGATTCGAAGAAATTCAAACCCTTGAACAAATGGGGCCTGCACAGACTCGACTCGCTCCAAGAATTTTCAATTTGTGGCGGATTTAAAGATGTTGAGCTGCTTGGTGAAACCTGCCTCTTTCCTCCATCTCTTCTGAGATTCTCGATAGCAAGATTTCCAGTACTTAATTCGATATCCAAGGTCCTTGAAAATCTTCCCTTGCTTCGACATTTATTAGTCATGAACTGTGCAAAACTTAATCTTTTGCCAAGTGAGCAACTACTGGAAAAGCTGTGGCATCTAGAAATCAGTGATTGCCCACTTCTCAGCCAAAGGTGTCTAAAAGACAAAGGAGAATATTGGCCCAAGATTGCTGGAATCCCTTGTGTAAAGATTGATGGAAATAATGTGTATCAACAGAAAGATTAA
- the LOC140810394 gene encoding protein FAR1-RELATED SEQUENCE 5-like has translation MGFSNLCGRFKSFGVEPLFIELDQLGITFAFYFPLKIFTLKYCLVFYITMEDDNPIEELGGEYIEGIELDHISQQQCGVPEFPTAENVEVPTEISVVDILENKLAVGSIVNSVEEAYLLYCQYAHAKGFSVRKGDQRCFPKTNELQSKEFNCSCEGKKDEKCSSKRIPVYQKLITRTKCKARLKITREKEGVWQVSRFLEEHNHEMFALDQTHLLRSAHNLSHAKKSTLEAMVNAGISVSNAVSFMENEACGPQNLGFIRKDAYDHMSRLKKHTKVENGDATALIQYFIQKANKENYFYWNVQLDDDDRVMNFFFRDYKCAVDYEYFGDMLSIDTTYRSNKYNLICAPFIGINHHMQSVLFGLAFMSDETEASFEWLFTTFLDAMYGKQPETIFSDQCQPMMNAIETVFPHSHHRLCQWHINQNAPSHFGNLNGDSNFKKLWYKCMNYCDSEDEFDATWTYMIDTYNLCGHKWLNGMYKIRKKWANAFSNGRFSAGLLATSRSEVTNMVLKKAGNKMCSLYEFVMNYTKILNKWREKEKFEDTRCRHGKPAQILKNHPLLIHAADVYTISIYKLFEIELVNSLDCKSVQPPSCFGNDWNLLELKVKSHDENSRVRQVVFNKQNHEIKCSCSKFETMGILCKHILMVFNSFDVTVLPKCYILKRWMKNIKTIVNNEFKESGGGGGDKSEMVLVNQIMRSMYDLTQLSKSHEDARKSLYKLVDTATGEISNLLQNLSVDDETPCDDIPSDGNIDEVFIRNPLTAKAKGVTNANITRHWDNKSKKGNRKGKEKAEIPRRKVIQICIQVVK, from the exons ATGGGCTTTTCGAATTTATGTGGAAGGTTCAAGAGCTTTGGCGTCGAACCATTATTCATTGAGTTGGATCAATTAGGTATTACTTTTGCCTTCTATTTTCCCTTAAAGATTTTTACTCTGAAGTACTGTTTG GTTTTCTACATTACAATGGAAGATGACAATCCAATTGAAGAGTTGGGGGGAGAATATATTGAAGGAATAGAACTGGATCACATTTCACAACAGCAATGTGGAGTTCCTGAGTTTCCAACGGCAGAAAACGTCGAGGTACCAACTGAAATCTCTGTTGTCGATATTTTGGAGAATAAACTAGCAGTGGGTTCAATTGTGAATAGTGTTGAAGAGGCATATTTGTTGTATTGTCAATACGCGCATGCCAAGGGATTTAGTGTTAGAAAGGGTGATCAACGTTGTTTTCCCAAAACTAATGAACTTCAATCGAAGGAATTTAATTGCTCATGTGAAGGTAAGAAAGATGAAAAATGTTCTAGTAAAAGAATTCCAGTTTATCAAAAGTTGATCACTAGAACTAAATGTAAAGCCAGATTGAAAATTACAAGGGAAAAAGAGGGTGTTTGGCAGGTGAGTAGATTTTTGGAGGAGCATAATCATGAGATGTTTGCACTTGATCAAACTCACCTGTTAAGATCGGCACACAATTTATCACATGCAAAAAAATCCACTCTAGAAGCTATGGTGAATGCTGGAATATCTGTCTCTAATGCAGTTTCTTTTATGGAGAATGAAGCATGTGGGCCACAAAATTTAGGTTTTATTAGAAAAGATGCATATGACCATATGAGTCGGCTAAAAAAGCATACGAAAGTTGAGAATGGAGATGCAACTGCACTTATCCAATATTTTATTCAGAAGGCGAACAAAGAGAATTACTTTTACTGGAATGTGCAATTGGATGATGACGATAGAGTGATGAATTTTTTCTTTAGGGACTACAAATGTGCAGTGGATTATGAATATTTCGGTGATATGCTGTCGATTGACACAACATATAGATCAAACAAATACAATTTGATTTGTGCTCCATTTATTGGTATAAACCACCATATGCAAAGTGTGCTGTTTGGTTTGGCTTTTATGTCCGATGAGACCGAAGCTTCTTTTGAGTGGTTGTTTACAACATTTCTTGATGCTATGTACGGAAAACAACCTGAAACTATATTTTCAGACCAATGCCAGCCCATGATGAATGCAATTGAAACGGTTTTTCCACATTCCCATCATCGTTTATGTCAGTGGCATATAAATCAAAATGCGCCTTCACATTTTGGGAATTTAAATGgcgattcaaatttcaaaaaattgtggtataaatgcatgaattactGCGACTCTGAAGATGAATTTGATGCCACGTGGACATATATGATCGATACATATAATTTGTGTGGTCATAAATGGTTGAATGGGATGTACAAAATCAGGAAAAAATGGGCGAATGCTTTCAGCAATGGCAGATTTAGTGCAGGACTTTTGGCTACCTCAAGGAGTGAGGTCACAAATATGGTTTTGAAGAAAGCAGGTAATAAAATGTGTTCTCTGTATGAATTCGTGATGAATTATACAAAAATTCTAAATAAATGGCGAGAGAAGGAGAAGTTTGAAGATACCCGTTGTCGTCATGGTAAGCCTGCGcagattttaaaaaatcatccgTTGTTGATTCATGCTGCAGATGTCTACACTATTTCCATTTACAAGTTATTCGAAATCGAATTGGTTAACTCTTTGGATTGCAAATCTGTTCAACCACCATCTTGTTTTGGTAATGATTGGAATTTGCTTGAGTTGAAGGTAAAATCTCACGATGAAAACTCAAGGGTCAGACAAGTGGTGTTCAATAAGCAGAATCATGAAATAAAGTGTAGTTGTTCTAAGTTTGAGACAATGGGGATTTTGTGTAAGCATATTTTGATGGTGTTTAACTCTTTTGACGTCACTGTTCTACCCAAATGTTACATTTTGAAGAGATGGATGAAGAATATAAAAACTATAGTTAACAATGAATTCAAAGaaagtggtggtggtggtggtgataAATCTGAGATGGTGTTGGTGAACCAAATAATGAGATCGATGTATGATCTAACTCAATTGAGCAAATCTCATGAGGATGCGAGAAAAAGTTTGTATAAGTTGGTTGATACAGCAACAGGTGAAATATCCAACCTTCTACAGAATTTGAGTGTAGATGATGAGACGCCGTGTGATGATATTCCAAGTGACGGTAACATCGATGAAGTATTCATACGTAACCCGCTCACCGCTAAAGCAAAAGGAGTTACAAATGCAAACATTACACGACATTGGGATAATAAGAGCAAAAAAGGAAAtcgaaaaggaaaagaaaaagctGAAATTCCAA GAAG GAAGGTAATACAAATTTGTATACAAGTGGTGAAATGA